The genomic region ATCTAATTTCGCCTCATATATTACGCATAACCGATAAAAAAAAACCATCCACAAAGGGATGGTTTATTCTGAAAAATAAATTTAGCTGCGTTGACGAACGGCCTCAAAAAGGCAGATGCCCGTCGCAACGGAAACGTTGAGCGATGACACGCTGCCGGCCATCGGAATGCTGATCAGCTCGTCGCAGTGTTCGCGAGTCAGACGGCGCATACCTTCACCTTCTGCCCCCATCACTAATGCCATGCGACCGGTCATTTTGCTCTGGTACAGCGTATGGTCAGCTTCACCCGCCGTCCCCACAATCCAGATGTTCTCTTCCTGGAGCATACGCATGGTGCGCGCCAGGTTCGTGACACGAATCAACGGTACGCTTTCTGCTGCCCCACAAGCGACTTTCTTCGCGGTCGCATTCAGCTGTGCAGAGCGATCTTTCGGGACGATCACCGCATGGACGCCAGCGGCATCTGCACTACGCAGGCAGGCCCCGAGGTTATGCGGATCGGTGACGCCGTCGAGGATCAGCAAGAAAGGCTGGTCGAGTGAGGCGATCAGATCCGGTAGATCGTTCTCCTG from Citrobacter sp. RHB25-C09 harbors:
- the rlmB gene encoding 23S rRNA (guanosine(2251)-2'-O)-methyltransferase RlmB, with the protein product MSEMIYGIHAVQALLERAPERFQDVFILKGREDKRLLPLIHALEAQGVVIQLANRQFLDEKSEGAVHQGIIARVKPGRQYQENDLPDLIASLDQPFLLILDGVTDPHNLGACLRSADAAGVHAVIVPKDRSAQLNATAKKVACGAAESVPLIRVTNLARTMRMLQEENIWIVGTAGEADHTLYQSKMTGRMALVMGAEGEGMRRLTREHCDELISIPMAGSVSSLNVSVATGICLFEAVRQRS